A part of Pectobacterium cacticida genomic DNA contains:
- a CDS encoding TonB-dependent receptor, with protein MPLKKHQAYLKKHQRQLTSGLLMGCILTFPTSTRAADPQITTDDRPGAETTVAPVQLKRVKVRAQREPVQPPTTLASVVDGKTLEEERVYRFEDLLQLVTGLDVDTVDVMDTTVTIRGIGDGGESGTNIGMPGSVGLFVDGVYLSRPGVISNDLLDIDSTRVLKGPQGAAYGFNTTGGAIDIRTRKPTFTPEYSLEQSFAQRGYLQSKLMASGPLSDHWAGRINLSRTERGGNVTNIENGHKLGGSKNNGVRGQLLYQPNDSFSLRITGDYSDATQRPVSVLVSATDAFRTRAAQTGLKIVDGRQVAMDDENVIRVAQGGGSVEANWKLKSGYSLNSLSSLRYFRVLPSTADNWNIPLYRDSGADVRDRVWSQSFWLDSPKGNTFDYSLGVDYWGENLDTEANSRYYDDNRVLTWVGKNYQGINVQRFGTLDDTVYSVFGRGTWHATDKLDVIVGLRQTYEKKEGTFVRKNRAAFDSGPLSQTNRLPSGSISLNWFATPNITPYATLGYGEKSGGLNVSAGAAKQLGIDSLYVDPEKTRSAELGVKTHWLQRKVEWNTALFWSVVEDFQNKAYDEETDTSYLINAGKFRSRGGETQLTLRPIDGLSVSLAATVLDVRYLNFPNARCPADIAAVTCDLSGKRVFKSPTLSYNTRVRYQWDTPNNLQASVSGQWSWRSWAYGTLDDAESNRIPAYGVLNLSSGLSGKQGDNRWNVSLWVKNALDKNYYRSVRGSSATTGVIGEPRMVGISVGYDFKG; from the coding sequence ATGCCTTTAAAAAAACATCAAGCGTATTTAAAAAAACACCAACGCCAATTAACGTCGGGACTTTTAATGGGCTGCATTTTAACGTTCCCCACGTCGACTCGCGCCGCCGATCCACAAATCACCACGGATGATCGTCCCGGCGCTGAGACAACGGTTGCGCCCGTTCAGTTAAAACGTGTGAAAGTACGCGCCCAGCGGGAACCTGTTCAGCCGCCCACAACGCTAGCATCGGTGGTCGACGGCAAAACGCTCGAAGAAGAACGGGTATATCGCTTCGAAGATTTGTTACAATTGGTGACAGGGTTGGATGTCGATACCGTCGATGTGATGGATACCACCGTGACTATTCGCGGGATTGGCGATGGCGGCGAGAGCGGTACGAATATCGGTATGCCTGGCAGCGTGGGGCTATTTGTCGATGGTGTTTATTTGTCTCGCCCCGGTGTCATCTCAAACGATCTACTGGATATTGATAGTACACGCGTATTGAAAGGCCCGCAGGGGGCCGCCTACGGTTTTAATACCACCGGCGGGGCGATTGACATTCGCACCCGCAAACCCACCTTCACCCCCGAATATTCACTGGAACAATCATTCGCACAACGCGGTTATCTGCAATCCAAACTGATGGCCTCGGGGCCGCTTAGCGACCATTGGGCGGGACGTATCAATCTGTCGCGCACAGAACGCGGCGGCAATGTCACCAATATCGAAAACGGCCATAAGCTGGGAGGCAGCAAGAATAATGGCGTGCGCGGCCAGTTGCTGTATCAACCCAACGACAGCTTTAGCCTGAGAATCACCGGAGATTATAGCGATGCAACTCAACGCCCTGTATCGGTGTTGGTGAGCGCCACCGACGCATTTCGCACCCGCGCGGCGCAGACCGGCCTCAAGATCGTGGACGGTCGTCAGGTCGCTATGGATGACGAAAACGTTATTCGTGTGGCGCAAGGCGGTGGCTCGGTAGAGGCCAATTGGAAGCTGAAGAGCGGCTATAGCCTCAACTCTCTGTCATCACTGCGCTATTTCCGCGTGTTGCCGAGCACGGCCGATAACTGGAATATTCCTCTCTATCGCGACAGCGGCGCCGATGTGCGCGATCGCGTCTGGTCACAAAGCTTCTGGTTGGATTCGCCTAAAGGCAATACGTTCGATTATTCACTGGGAGTCGATTACTGGGGAGAAAACCTCGATACCGAAGCGAACAGTCGCTACTACGACGATAACCGCGTACTGACGTGGGTAGGGAAAAACTATCAGGGCATTAACGTTCAACGTTTCGGTACGTTGGACGACACCGTTTATTCCGTCTTTGGCCGCGGAACCTGGCACGCGACCGATAAACTGGATGTTATTGTCGGGCTGCGTCAGACCTATGAAAAAAAGGAAGGGACGTTCGTGCGTAAAAACCGCGCGGCTTTTGATTCTGGCCCACTCTCGCAAACCAACCGCCTGCCTTCGGGCTCCATCAGTCTGAACTGGTTCGCCACACCGAATATTACGCCTTACGCTACGCTGGGATACGGAGAAAAATCAGGGGGGCTAAATGTTTCAGCCGGGGCGGCCAAACAGTTAGGAATCGATTCGCTGTACGTCGATCCTGAGAAAACCCGTTCCGCGGAACTGGGGGTTAAAACCCACTGGCTACAGCGCAAAGTGGAATGGAATACCGCGCTATTCTGGAGCGTGGTGGAAGATTTTCAGAATAAGGCTTATGACGAGGAAACGGATACCAGCTATCTGATTAACGCCGGGAAATTCCGTTCGCGCGGCGGCGAAACGCAACTGACGTTGCGCCCGATTGACGGTCTGAGTGTCAGTCTGGCGGCTACCGTTCTCGATGTGCGCTACCTGAATTTCCCTAACGCTCGTTGCCCGGCTGACATCGCCGCCGTTACGTGCGACTTGTCTGGAAAGCGCGTCTTTAAGTCCCCGACGCTGAGCTATAACACGCGTGTGCGCTATCAATGGGATACACCGAATAATCTACAAGCCTCGGTTTCCGGGCAATGGTCATGGCGAAGCTGGGCTTACGGTACGCTCGATGATGCTGAGAGCAATCGTATTCCCGCCTATGGCGTCCTAAATCTGTCTAGCGGACTGAGCGGCAAGCAGGGCGATAACCGCTGGAACGTATCGCTGTGGGTGAAGAATGCGCTGGATAAAAACTACTATCGCTCCGTCCGTGGCTCTAGCGCCACAACGGGTGTGATTGGCGAACCGCGCATGGTCGGAATATCGGTCGGCTACGACTTCAAGGGCTAA
- a CDS encoding ABC transporter substrate-binding protein produces MTTSGRKWLVTGLLAMGMAWSGIASAITEIRIAAPDIGAGTKPSGGGLLDVIHSQKLLEREFGKDGIGVRWMFIKGAGPAINEAFGNHQVDVAYLGDLASIIGRSRGLDTRVIAVASRGINHYLAVAKGSGIKTIADLKGKRVGLFRGTAAELSFVSALDSQGLKPSDVKLINLDFAAASAALAAGQIDATWGGSNTLSLRDKNLADIPLSSRDLNGAGQLSGFLLVDEKFAQGNEDILRRLVKVQREAAAWASDDKNKDTFIQLLASQSGYPENILRVEWDTLPPLTERLSPKLDPGFVTKLKRAVTLAYESRLIRQPFDVDKWLDNTYLKATK; encoded by the coding sequence ATGACGACATCTGGGCGAAAATGGTTAGTAACTGGCTTATTGGCAATGGGGATGGCCTGGTCAGGTATTGCATCAGCGATTACGGAAATTCGTATTGCCGCGCCAGACATCGGCGCAGGCACCAAACCCAGTGGCGGTGGTCTGCTCGACGTCATTCACAGCCAGAAGCTGCTGGAGCGCGAGTTTGGCAAAGACGGGATTGGTGTCCGCTGGATGTTTATTAAAGGCGCTGGCCCCGCCATTAACGAGGCGTTTGGCAACCATCAGGTTGACGTGGCCTATCTGGGGGATTTAGCCAGCATTATCGGTCGCTCACGCGGTCTGGATACGCGAGTGATCGCCGTGGCCTCACGCGGTATCAATCACTATCTGGCGGTAGCGAAAGGTTCCGGTATCAAGACGATCGCCGATTTGAAGGGCAAACGCGTCGGGCTCTTTCGTGGCACGGCGGCCGAGCTATCTTTCGTTAGCGCGCTTGATTCTCAAGGTCTGAAGCCCTCTGACGTTAAGCTGATTAACCTCGATTTCGCGGCGGCCAGCGCGGCATTAGCCGCCGGGCAGATTGATGCCACCTGGGGCGGCAGCAATACGCTTTCGCTGCGAGATAAAAATCTGGCGGACATCCCACTGTCTAGCCGTGATTTAAACGGGGCGGGTCAACTTAGCGGTTTCCTGTTGGTGGATGAGAAATTTGCCCAAGGTAACGAGGATATTCTGCGCCGGTTGGTCAAAGTACAACGGGAAGCCGCCGCATGGGCCAGCGACGATAAAAATAAAGATACGTTTATTCAGTTATTAGCGAGCCAATCGGGCTACCCGGAAAATATATTACGCGTCGAATGGGACACATTACCGCCATTAACCGAGCGCCTTTCGCCTAAATTAGATCCCGGCTTTGTGACCAAATTAAAACGCGCTGTCACGTTAGCTTATGAATCACGCCTTATTCGGCAACCTTTCGATGTCGATAAATGGCTGGATAATACATATTTAAAAGCCACTAAGTAA
- a CDS encoding energy transducer TonB, whose translation MTELLYAGTVSGSRSYSPEPPSHASRVKGVVQPRVPALNMTVSSRSERWLAVIATLLLHAAVLALFSSASTPPVTVPARPQPVSVELVATVADPVVQAQPAEPEAVASPPEPTPPVVEKPIDDNALLPPEPEKKAPERKASKKKPEPVPKKAAVKKTPPAPTPKPQAETVSASTPTTPNPVAQRAVSQPVDAPLTPPLANADYLHNPAPSYPDVAISRGYEGTVLLNVQVRADGKVQTIRIKQSSGYPSLDEAARDTVLHWSFVPARRGTQPVSGWVVVPVDFSLNS comes from the coding sequence ATGACGGAATTACTCTATGCGGGAACCGTGTCAGGCTCCCGGTCCTATTCGCCGGAACCCCCTTCACACGCCAGTCGGGTGAAGGGCGTCGTGCAGCCGCGCGTACCGGCGTTGAATATGACGGTTTCGTCCAGATCGGAACGCTGGCTGGCGGTGATAGCGACATTGCTGTTGCACGCGGCGGTGCTGGCGTTGTTTAGCAGCGCGTCGACACCGCCCGTTACGGTGCCAGCCCGGCCACAGCCTGTCAGCGTCGAACTGGTTGCGACGGTTGCCGATCCGGTAGTGCAAGCGCAACCGGCTGAACCTGAAGCCGTCGCCTCTCCGCCAGAGCCCACCCCGCCCGTTGTGGAAAAACCGATAGATGACAATGCGCTATTGCCGCCGGAACCTGAAAAAAAAGCACCGGAGAGAAAAGCGTCCAAGAAGAAGCCTGAGCCAGTGCCGAAAAAGGCCGCGGTGAAAAAGACCCCACCCGCGCCGACGCCAAAACCGCAGGCTGAAACAGTATCGGCAAGCACCCCGACAACACCAAATCCGGTGGCGCAACGGGCCGTCTCACAACCCGTAGACGCCCCATTAACGCCCCCGCTGGCGAATGCGGACTACCTGCATAATCCGGCACCGTCTTATCCCGACGTGGCCATTAGCCGCGGTTATGAAGGCACCGTGCTATTGAACGTGCAGGTACGCGCCGACGGTAAGGTACAGACTATTCGTATTAAACAATCAAGCGGTTATCCGTCACTTGATGAGGCCGCCAGAGACACGGTGTTGCACTGGTCTTTCGTTCCGGCGCGCCGCGGCACCCAACCGGTGAGCGGCTGGGTGGTTGTGCCTGTCGATTTTTCGCTGAACTCATGA
- a CDS encoding MotA/TolQ/ExbB proton channel family protein, whose protein sequence is MTLGHIELFSAEGAVILLLLLFSLVTWGLGLLKLAQFWRAQRRDRRFRAAFWQQNDVSETPETSAQQPGSLANLALAAVKAPEQMSGQLALKIHLPDRVERALQQQIQRERRALESGLAVLASIGSTSPFIGLFGTVWGIMAALREIGLSGSASLDTVAGPIGNALIATGIGIAVAVPAVLIYNYFLRRLKLAVADMDDFAHDVYSVMQAHDFQVTILDTRTESSSAAFSVKNLREVV, encoded by the coding sequence ATGACGCTTGGACACATTGAACTCTTTTCTGCTGAAGGCGCAGTCATCCTGTTACTGCTGCTGTTTTCTCTCGTGACATGGGGGCTAGGTTTATTGAAGCTCGCTCAATTCTGGCGCGCGCAGCGGCGGGATCGGCGCTTTCGCGCGGCGTTCTGGCAGCAGAATGACGTCAGCGAAACGCCAGAAACCAGCGCCCAACAGCCTGGTTCACTTGCCAATCTGGCGTTAGCGGCGGTCAAAGCGCCGGAACAGATGAGTGGGCAGCTTGCGCTGAAGATTCATCTGCCCGATCGGGTTGAGCGTGCGCTGCAACAGCAAATTCAGCGCGAACGCCGGGCGCTGGAAAGCGGTTTGGCGGTGCTGGCCAGCATCGGCAGTACATCACCGTTTATCGGCCTGTTCGGCACCGTGTGGGGGATTATGGCGGCGTTACGGGAGATCGGGCTTTCGGGTTCCGCCAGTCTCGATACCGTTGCGGGGCCAATTGGTAACGCGCTGATTGCGACCGGCATCGGGATTGCCGTCGCAGTGCCTGCCGTGCTGATCTACAACTACTTTTTACGCCGCCTCAAGCTGGCCGTCGCGGACATGGATGACTTCGCTCATGATGTTTACAGCGTCATGCAGGCACACGATTTTCAGGTCACCATACTTGATACCAGAACGGAATCATCCTCTGCCGCCTTCTCCGTAAAGAACCTGAGAGAGGTAGTCTGA
- a CDS encoding ExbD/TolR family protein, which produces MAFTSRNDDDIMSEMNITPLVDVMLVLLVVFIVTAPMLTNAIPIQLPKTAAVAPADRVDPLVISLDGDQRVFINKENLAREQLVPRLQQAKAGNADLTVQVQADKEASYGDVAALLADVEQAGITRLSLLTQK; this is translated from the coding sequence ATGGCGTTTACCTCGCGTAATGATGACGACATCATGAGTGAAATGAATATCACACCGCTTGTAGACGTCATGCTAGTGCTGCTGGTGGTGTTTATTGTAACCGCGCCGATGTTGACTAATGCTATTCCAATTCAGCTCCCCAAGACGGCAGCAGTCGCTCCGGCCGATCGCGTCGATCCGCTGGTGATTAGTCTCGATGGCGATCAACGCGTATTCATCAACAAAGAAAATCTGGCGCGCGAACAATTGGTGCCGCGCCTGCAACAGGCTAAAGCGGGTAATGCGGATCTGACCGTGCAGGTACAGGCGGATAAAGAGGCGAGTTATGGCGATGTTGCCGCATTGCTGGCCGATGTCGAGCAGGCGGGGATTACTCGCCTGTCCCTGCTGACGCAAAAGTAA
- a CDS encoding ABC transporter permease — MMPKSPLRIHAAPDASLTTAALSAGYSALVVFLVVPLLVLAGWWLASRHGWMSEQILPSPLTVIDSARAFIPEELVHQLPISLLRLAIGFSGGIALGLVLGCLFGLNRRLNALFMPLFTVIAQIPTLAWIPLLMLSLGIGEALKLVVLVKSVTVPMTLYTCAGIQQTPQKLHEMARSLRLPPVAFLRYLILPAMLPYVMTGARLAFSTGWVTLIAVELLASSEGLGYLLVQSRQLFMLDFVFVCILTIGILGFAGERVLLKLERRWIHWPAPVLGRDSLGYALPSLSLTPWLVPLVLIVLWQVSSVHEWVNAAFLPAPSHVIGALWTGLIQGSLLLDLHASLLRALQGFTLGSAVGMLVGALLGGWRLVDRLFNPALSALRCVALFAWLPLITAWFGLGESAKIVFIAVAAFFPVMLATRQGIAQLPPALSEVAQVLRLTPVQTLRTLILPSVLPPLFSGLRLALMHAWTGAIGAEYFMPSGEGLGGMMIRAQQLLESDRIMAGVVLIAVVAALFSRLMTLSERRLTRWRFA; from the coding sequence ATGATGCCAAAATCCCCACTGCGGATACACGCCGCCCCTGATGCTTCGCTGACTACCGCCGCGCTGTCGGCGGGATATTCTGCCTTAGTTGTGTTTCTGGTTGTGCCACTGCTCGTGCTTGCAGGCTGGTGGCTTGCCAGCCGTCACGGCTGGATGTCTGAACAAATCCTGCCTTCGCCACTGACGGTCATCGATAGCGCACGGGCTTTTATCCCCGAAGAACTGGTCCATCAGTTGCCCATCAGCCTGCTGCGGCTGGCGATTGGTTTTAGCGGAGGAATCGCGCTCGGTCTGGTGCTCGGCTGCCTGTTCGGCCTGAATCGGCGGCTGAATGCGCTATTTATGCCGTTGTTCACCGTTATCGCGCAGATCCCGACGTTGGCCTGGATCCCGCTTTTGATGCTGTCGCTGGGCATCGGCGAGGCACTGAAGCTGGTGGTGCTGGTGAAATCGGTGACCGTACCGATGACGCTCTACACCTGTGCCGGGATTCAACAAACGCCGCAAAAACTACACGAAATGGCGCGTAGCTTGCGTTTACCCCCGGTGGCCTTCCTACGCTACTTAATTCTGCCCGCTATGTTGCCGTATGTGATGACCGGCGCGCGGCTGGCATTTTCTACCGGATGGGTCACGTTGATTGCGGTCGAGTTGCTGGCATCCAGCGAAGGGTTGGGCTATCTGCTGGTACAGAGTCGCCAGCTGTTCATGTTGGATTTCGTGTTCGTCTGCATTCTGACCATTGGCATCCTGGGATTCGCCGGAGAGCGTGTGCTGCTGAAGCTGGAGCGTCGCTGGATTCACTGGCCAGCACCGGTGCTGGGGCGCGATAGCTTGGGCTATGCACTACCGAGCCTGTCGCTGACGCCCTGGCTAGTGCCACTGGTACTGATTGTGCTGTGGCAGGTGAGCAGCGTGCACGAGTGGGTGAACGCGGCGTTCCTTCCTGCGCCGAGCCACGTGATCGGCGCGCTGTGGACGGGGCTGATTCAGGGGAGCCTGTTGCTCGATCTCCATGCCAGCCTGCTACGGGCGCTACAGGGCTTTACGCTGGGGAGTGCGGTCGGGATGCTGGTTGGTGCCCTGCTTGGCGGCTGGCGACTCGTCGACAGGCTATTTAATCCGGCACTGTCCGCGTTGCGCTGCGTGGCGCTATTCGCCTGGCTACCGCTGATCACCGCCTGGTTCGGCTTAGGCGAGAGCGCCAAAATCGTGTTTATCGCCGTGGCGGCATTCTTTCCCGTGATGCTGGCAACTCGTCAGGGGATTGCCCAGCTTCCCCCTGCGCTGTCGGAAGTGGCGCAGGTGCTGCGTCTGACGCCAGTTCAGACGCTCCGCACACTGATACTGCCCAGCGTATTGCCGCCGCTGTTTTCCGGACTGCGGCTGGCGTTGATGCATGCGTGGACAGGCGCGATTGGCGCTGAGTATTTCATGCCATCGGGAGAAGGACTGGGCGGCATGATGATTCGCGCACAGCAGTTGCTTGAATCCGATCGCATCATGGCGGGCGTGGTGTTAATTGCTGTCGTCGCCGCGCTATTTTCCCGACTGATGACCTTATCCGAGCGGCGGTTGACCCGCTGGCGCTTTGCGTGA
- a CDS encoding ABC transporter ATP-binding protein, with the protein MSLHFQHITKHFIVNDTPLTVLQDIDLSLHAGELVAIIGASGCGKSTLLRLAAGIDTTERGRILIGERPVRGIPDDVSLVFQEPRLFPWLTVTGNIRLGMLNLNLSPVEVARRITHYLQMMGLEGFADAWPHQLSGGMAQRVAIARGLVSTPRILLLDEPFGALDALTKQQLQTRLAEIRQQTDLAILLVTHDVEEAVFLADRVVVMSPRPGRISRILPIKLTYPRDRTSTALLEQRQVVSQALHQADTVAA; encoded by the coding sequence ATGTCACTGCATTTTCAACATATTACTAAACACTTTATCGTCAACGACACGCCACTGACCGTGTTGCAGGACATCGATCTGTCGCTGCATGCGGGTGAACTGGTTGCCATCATCGGTGCCAGTGGCTGTGGTAAATCGACGCTGTTGCGTTTGGCCGCCGGGATTGATACCACGGAACGTGGACGCATTCTGATTGGCGAGCGGCCTGTGCGCGGTATTCCCGACGATGTCAGCCTGGTGTTTCAGGAACCGCGCCTATTTCCGTGGCTCACCGTGACGGGCAATATTCGCCTCGGTATGCTCAACCTCAATCTTTCTCCTGTTGAAGTAGCGCGCCGTATTACGCACTATCTCCAGATGATGGGGCTGGAAGGCTTTGCCGACGCATGGCCGCATCAGTTGTCGGGCGGCATGGCGCAGCGGGTGGCGATTGCCCGTGGGCTGGTGTCGACGCCGCGTATTCTCTTGCTTGATGAACCTTTCGGCGCACTGGATGCGCTGACTAAGCAGCAGTTGCAGACGCGCTTGGCAGAGATACGCCAGCAAACGGATTTGGCGATCCTACTGGTGACGCACGATGTGGAAGAAGCCGTTTTTCTGGCGGACAGGGTGGTAGTGATGTCGCCTCGCCCCGGTCGAATTAGCAGGATTTTGCCGATAAAACTCACTTACCCTCGCGACCGAACCAGCACTGCATTGTTGGAACAACGACAAGTGGTCAGTCAGGCGCTACATCAGGCGGATACTGTCGCAGCCTGA
- the aguB gene encoding N-carbamoylputrescine amidase: MKKVTVAATQMACSWDLPKNIANAEKLVRQAHAQGAQIILIQELFATPYFCIDQSPEHYALAQELETSPLIQHFSALAAELNVVLPLSFFERANNAYYNSLVMIDADGAVLDVYRKTHIPNGPAYQEKQFFIPGDTGFKVWQTRYAKVGVGICWDQWFPETARSLALQGAELIFYPTAIGSEPAYPDIDSQPHWTRVQQGHAAANLVPVIASNRIGTEASKYIDGLEMTFYGSSFIADQTGALLAQANKTDEAILVHQFDLEAIAAQRASWGLFRDRRPDMYGALATSDGKTWR; this comes from the coding sequence ATGAAAAAAGTGACCGTTGCCGCAACACAAATGGCGTGTTCCTGGGATCTGCCCAAGAATATCGCCAACGCCGAAAAATTGGTGCGACAAGCACATGCACAAGGCGCGCAGATTATCCTGATCCAGGAACTGTTTGCTACGCCCTATTTCTGTATCGATCAAAGCCCGGAACACTATGCGCTGGCGCAGGAGCTGGAAACCAGCCCGCTGATTCAGCATTTTTCCGCGCTGGCGGCGGAACTGAATGTGGTGCTGCCGTTGAGCTTCTTTGAGCGTGCCAATAACGCCTATTACAACTCGCTGGTGATGATTGATGCGGACGGTGCCGTGCTGGACGTTTACCGCAAAACACATATTCCGAATGGTCCGGCGTATCAGGAGAAGCAATTCTTCATTCCGGGCGATACCGGCTTTAAAGTCTGGCAGACGCGCTACGCGAAGGTCGGCGTGGGTATTTGCTGGGATCAGTGGTTCCCGGAAACCGCACGCAGCCTGGCGTTGCAGGGTGCGGAGCTGATTTTCTATCCGACCGCGATTGGTTCCGAACCAGCTTACCCGGATATCGACAGCCAGCCGCACTGGACTCGCGTTCAGCAAGGGCATGCTGCGGCGAATCTGGTGCCGGTGATCGCCTCCAACCGTATTGGGACAGAAGCCAGCAAATATATCGACGGTCTGGAAATGACGTTCTACGGCTCGTCCTTCATTGCCGACCAAACCGGTGCGTTGCTGGCACAGGCCAATAAGACGGATGAAGCGATTCTGGTGCATCAATTTGATTTAGAAGCCATTGCTGCCCAGCGTGCGTCATGGGGCCTGTTCCGCGACCGTCGCCCGGACATGTACGGCGCCCTCGCCACTTCTGACGGTAAGACCTGGAGATAA
- the aguA gene encoding agmatine deiminase has protein sequence MSQPATPSLTTPRQDGFAMPAEWAPHDAVWMLWPYRTDNWREQGIPAQKTFARVAEAIARNTPVIMGVPARFMAHAQQIMPVNVTLVEMESDDAWMRDTGPTIVLNQAGERRGIDWQFNAWGGKLGGLYEDWRQDEKVAAQVLDYHQAARYAAPLILEGGSIHVDGEGTLLTTAECLLNPNRNPHLSKADIERLMRDYLGVSTIIWLEQGVYNDETDGHIDNMCCFVRPGEVALHWTDDENDPQYARSVAAYEVLSAARDAQGRELKIWKLPAPGPLYATKEEAQGVDSGDAVERLAGSRLAGSYVNFLISNQQIIFPLLDEKTDDAARDLLQQMFPNYLISGVPAREILLGGGNIHCITQQIPAVKPLLRR, from the coding sequence ATGTCACAGCCAGCCACTCCTTCTCTTACCACGCCACGTCAGGATGGTTTTGCGATGCCTGCCGAGTGGGCGCCGCATGACGCCGTGTGGATGCTCTGGCCCTATCGCACTGACAACTGGCGCGAACAGGGTATTCCGGCACAGAAAACCTTCGCGCGTGTCGCCGAAGCCATTGCTCGAAATACGCCGGTTATCATGGGCGTACCTGCGCGCTTTATGGCGCATGCGCAACAGATCATGCCGGTGAACGTCACGCTGGTGGAAATGGAAAGCGACGATGCCTGGATGCGCGATACCGGCCCAACCATCGTGCTAAATCAGGCGGGTGAACGTCGGGGTATCGACTGGCAGTTCAACGCCTGGGGCGGCAAACTTGGCGGCCTGTATGAAGATTGGCGTCAGGATGAGAAAGTCGCGGCCCAGGTGCTGGACTATCATCAGGCTGCGCGTTACGCCGCGCCGCTGATTCTGGAAGGCGGTTCGATCCATGTCGATGGTGAAGGCACATTGCTGACTACGGCGGAATGTTTGCTCAATCCGAACCGTAACCCACACCTCAGTAAGGCAGACATCGAACGGCTGATGCGTGATTACCTTGGCGTCTCGACGATTATCTGGCTGGAACAAGGCGTGTACAACGATGAAACCGACGGCCATATCGATAATATGTGCTGTTTCGTGCGTCCCGGCGAAGTGGCGCTGCACTGGACGGATGACGAAAACGATCCGCAGTATGCCCGCTCCGTTGCGGCCTATGAGGTGCTATCGGCCGCGCGGGATGCGCAAGGGCGTGAGCTGAAAATCTGGAAGTTGCCAGCCCCCGGCCCGCTTTATGCGACCAAAGAGGAAGCGCAGGGCGTGGACAGCGGCGATGCGGTTGAACGCCTTGCCGGTTCTCGTCTGGCGGGGTCTTATGTGAACTTTCTAATCAGCAATCAGCAAATCATTTTCCCGCTGCTAGATGAGAAAACGGATGACGCCGCACGCGATCTGCTGCAACAGATGTTCCCCAACTACCTGATTAGCGGCGTTCCCGCACGGGAAATCCTGCTGGGTGGTGGAAATATCCACTGCATCACGCAGCAAATCCCGGCGGTAAAGCCACTGTTACGCCGTTAA
- a CDS encoding LacI family DNA-binding transcriptional regulator: MTTMLDVAKKAGVSKATVSRVLTGNNYVSQATRERVFRAIAETDYHPNLLARNLATRKSQSIGLVITNTLYSGPYFSELLFQTATMTEQHGRQLILADGKHSAEEERQAIRFLLDLRCDALIVYPRYLSTDELENIIERHSQPIMVVNRSLARHEGNCVCTDHQRHCFTAMNYLIEQGHREIAFVSGAHGSPTGESRLAGYRQALEANGIAFDPVRVAQGDWTAESGYRAVAMLAERHASFSALVASNDDMAIGAAAAFRERGMAIPHDVSLLGFDDLPMARWFNPPLTTVHVPVAEMIKETLEKLLGLLAGETVTPQEPCEGRLIIRESVARRPVV, from the coding sequence ATGACGACCATGTTGGATGTGGCAAAAAAAGCGGGCGTGTCGAAAGCGACCGTGTCCCGCGTGCTGACGGGTAATAACTACGTCAGCCAAGCCACCCGTGAGCGGGTGTTCAGGGCGATAGCGGAAACTGATTATCACCCCAACCTACTGGCACGCAACCTGGCCACGCGCAAATCGCAGAGCATCGGCTTAGTCATCACCAATACGCTGTACAGCGGCCCCTACTTCAGCGAGCTATTGTTCCAGACCGCCACCATGACGGAACAGCATGGTCGCCAGTTGATCCTTGCCGACGGCAAGCATAGCGCGGAAGAAGAACGGCAGGCCATCCGCTTCCTGCTCGACCTGCGCTGCGATGCGCTTATCGTCTATCCCCGTTATCTCTCTACCGATGAACTGGAAAACATCATCGAACGTCATTCGCAGCCCATCATGGTGGTGAACCGTAGCCTGGCGCGTCACGAAGGCAACTGCGTCTGTACCGATCATCAGCGGCACTGTTTTACCGCGATGAACTACCTGATCGAGCAAGGCCATCGTGAGATCGCTTTTGTCAGTGGCGCTCACGGTTCCCCCACCGGTGAAAGTCGATTGGCAGGCTATCGGCAGGCGCTGGAGGCTAATGGTATCGCCTTCGATCCCGTGCGCGTGGCGCAGGGCGATTGGACTGCCGAAAGCGGATACCGCGCGGTGGCGATGCTGGCCGAACGCCACGCGTCTTTCAGTGCGCTGGTGGCCAGTAATGATGATATGGCGATTGGCGCAGCGGCGGCTTTCCGCGAGCGGGGTATGGCGATTCCCCATGACGTCTCGTTGCTGGGCTTCGACGATTTACCGATGGCGCGCTGGTTTAATCCGCCTTTGACCACCGTGCACGTTCCTGTCGCGGAGATGATCAAAGAGACGTTGGAAAAACTGTTGGGCCTTCTGGCTGGGGAGACGGTAACGCCGCAGGAACCTTGTGAAGGGCGGCTGATTATCCGTGAATCGGTTGCCAGAAGGCCGGTAGTGTAA